The following are encoded in a window of Arthrobacter woluwensis genomic DNA:
- a CDS encoding MFS transporter yields MSSRMFQSLKNPNYRLWAAGALVSNIGTWMQRVAQDWLVLTQLTDHDGAAVGLTTGLQFLPILLLGPYAGLLGDRLDKRKILLTTQTAMGLLALLQAVLVLTGTAQLWHIYVIALALGVASAFDAPPRQAFVSEIVGRENVANAVALNSASFNLARLAGPGIAGLLIGLIGTGWVFLLNATSFAAVLIGILRMNTKTLHRSAPVPRGRGQLKDGVKYVLARPRALLVMVLAGLVGTFTMNFQLTNAVMAASVFDAGPDAYGLLGSVMAVGTLAGALLAARRAAPRLRYLVMGAIGLGVTTCVAAFMPGYTLYAIMLVLVGLCALTFLNSANTLLQMRTEPAYRGRVLALYMTVIQGGTPIGGPLVGWIANEFGPRWAVFGGGAVALLAGLAGLLLVSRWGEGTVRKQLRHVWAEHRELREQNARERGSGEPSPTQKAVGAEG; encoded by the coding sequence ATGAGCAGCCGCATGTTCCAGTCACTGAAGAACCCCAACTACCGCCTCTGGGCGGCAGGAGCGCTGGTGTCCAACATCGGCACCTGGATGCAGAGGGTCGCCCAGGACTGGCTGGTCCTGACGCAGCTCACGGACCACGACGGCGCCGCGGTCGGCCTCACCACCGGCCTCCAGTTCCTCCCCATCCTTTTGCTCGGCCCCTACGCGGGCCTGCTCGGCGATCGCCTGGACAAGCGCAAGATCCTCCTGACGACCCAGACCGCCATGGGGCTGCTGGCCCTCCTGCAGGCCGTGCTCGTCCTCACCGGCACGGCCCAGCTCTGGCACATCTACGTCATCGCCCTCGCTCTGGGTGTCGCGAGCGCCTTCGACGCCCCGCCGCGGCAGGCCTTCGTCTCCGAGATCGTCGGCCGGGAGAACGTGGCCAACGCCGTCGCACTCAACAGCGCCTCCTTCAACCTGGCGCGCCTGGCCGGCCCCGGCATCGCGGGACTCCTGATCGGCCTGATCGGCACCGGCTGGGTGTTCCTGCTGAACGCGACGAGCTTCGCCGCAGTGCTCATCGGGATCCTCCGGATGAACACGAAGACCCTCCACCGCAGCGCTCCCGTGCCACGCGGCCGGGGCCAGCTCAAGGACGGCGTGAAGTACGTCCTCGCCCGGCCACGGGCTCTCCTGGTCATGGTCCTCGCGGGGCTCGTGGGGACGTTCACCATGAACTTCCAGCTCACCAACGCGGTCATGGCGGCCTCGGTGTTCGACGCCGGCCCCGACGCCTACGGCCTGCTGGGCTCCGTCATGGCGGTGGGCACCCTCGCCGGGGCGCTGCTCGCGGCCCGGCGCGCGGCTCCGCGGCTGCGGTACCTCGTGATGGGGGCGATCGGGCTGGGTGTCACGACGTGCGTAGCCGCCTTCATGCCCGGGTACACGCTCTACGCGATCATGCTGGTGCTCGTGGGACTGTGCGCCCTGACGTTCCTGAACAGCGCGAACACCTTGCTGCAGATGCGGACCGAGCCCGCCTACCGGGGGCGCGTCCTGGCGCTCTACATGACGGTCATCCAGGGCGGGACGCCGATCGGCGGGCCCCTCGTGGGGTGGATCGCCAACGAGTTCGGCCCTCGCTGGGCGGTGTTCGGAGGCGGGGCGGTCGCGCTCCTCGCAGGACTCGCGGGGCTCCTCCTGGTCAGCCGCTGGGGCGAGGGGACGGTGCGGAAGCAGCTCCGGCACGTCTGGGCCGAGCACCGCGAGCTCAGGGAGCAGAACGCCCGCGAGCGCGGCAGCGGGGAGCCGTCCCCCACGCAGAAGGCCGTCGGCGCGGAAGGCTGA
- a CDS encoding malonic semialdehyde reductase, which yields MSIAHEEAVLDAASVNALFHEARTANAFQGEVTEQQLQAIWELTKFGPSAFNAQPLRVTFVQSPEKRAELVDAMMAGNQPKTAAAPAVAVLSYDTEWHAKWDEFSPGWDAPKAMFSDNAELSGTFANNNAHLQAGYFILAVRALGLSAGPMTGADFSAIDAAFFPEGDQKSFLVVNIGQAGEGAWGAPKPKFGFDEAVTVL from the coding sequence ATGAGCATCGCCCACGAAGAAGCCGTCCTCGACGCGGCCTCCGTCAACGCCCTCTTCCACGAAGCCCGCACGGCCAACGCCTTCCAGGGCGAGGTCACCGAGCAGCAGCTCCAGGCGATCTGGGAGCTGACCAAGTTCGGCCCCTCCGCCTTCAACGCCCAGCCGCTGCGGGTGACCTTCGTGCAGTCGCCGGAGAAGCGCGCCGAGCTCGTCGACGCCATGATGGCCGGCAACCAGCCGAAGACCGCGGCCGCCCCCGCCGTCGCCGTCCTGTCCTACGACACCGAGTGGCACGCCAAGTGGGACGAGTTCTCCCCGGGCTGGGACGCCCCCAAGGCCATGTTCTCGGACAACGCTGAACTAAGCGGCACGTTCGCCAACAACAACGCGCACCTGCAGGCCGGCTACTTCATCCTGGCCGTCCGCGCCCTCGGCCTCTCCGCAGGCCCGATGACCGGCGCCGACTTCTCCGCCATCGACGCCGCCTTCTTCCCGGAGGGCGACCAGAAGAGCTTCCTCGTGGTCAACATCGGCCAGGCCGGCGAGGGCGCCTGGGGCGCCCCGAAGCCGAAGTTCGGCTTCGATGAGGCCGTCACCGTCCTCTGA
- a CDS encoding uracil-xanthine permease family protein has product MSLLGTSWTLHGDGKTVRPGEVVSPNERLSWPRTLGIGTQHVVAMFGSTFLVPILTGMPPATTLFFSGIGTLLFLVVTRGRVPSYLGSSFAFIAPIMASQQQYGVAGALGGVIMAGAALFLVGLVVQAFGSEWINRLMPPMVTGAIVALIGLNLAPAAKANFVKAPITALVTLLAIILVGVLFKGILGRLNILIGVVLGYVVAMWRGEVDYSQMDSAAWIGLPHFQAPSFNVGVIGLFVPVVLVLVAENVGHVKSVATMTGENLDAYAGRALMADGAATILAGAGGGSGTTTYAENIGVMAATKVYSTAAYWVAGVFAIVLSFSPKFGALIATVPAGVLGGAATMLYGMIGILGVKIWVQNKVNFSNPINLSTAAVALIVGIADYTWNLGELSFTGIALGSAAALVMYHGMKAIAKARGTVAEPETE; this is encoded by the coding sequence GTGAGCCTGCTCGGAACCTCCTGGACCCTCCACGGCGACGGCAAGACCGTCCGGCCCGGCGAAGTGGTCTCCCCCAACGAACGGCTCAGCTGGCCCCGCACCCTCGGCATCGGCACCCAGCACGTGGTGGCCATGTTCGGCTCCACGTTCCTCGTGCCCATCCTGACGGGAATGCCACCGGCCACCACCCTCTTCTTCTCAGGCATCGGAACCCTGCTGTTCCTCGTGGTCACGCGGGGCCGGGTGCCCAGCTACCTGGGATCGAGCTTCGCGTTCATCGCCCCCATCATGGCCTCGCAGCAGCAGTACGGCGTGGCGGGGGCGCTCGGCGGCGTCATCATGGCCGGCGCGGCGCTGTTCCTGGTGGGTCTCGTGGTGCAGGCGTTCGGCTCCGAGTGGATCAACCGCCTCATGCCGCCGATGGTCACGGGTGCGATCGTGGCCCTCATCGGCCTCAACCTCGCCCCGGCGGCCAAGGCGAACTTCGTCAAGGCGCCCATCACGGCCCTGGTCACGCTGCTCGCCATCATCCTGGTGGGCGTGCTCTTCAAGGGCATCCTGGGCCGCCTGAACATCCTGATCGGCGTGGTCCTCGGCTACGTGGTGGCCATGTGGCGCGGCGAGGTGGATTACAGCCAGATGGATTCCGCCGCCTGGATCGGTCTGCCCCACTTCCAGGCGCCGAGCTTCAATGTCGGCGTGATCGGACTGTTCGTGCCCGTGGTTCTGGTGCTCGTGGCCGAGAACGTCGGACACGTGAAGAGCGTCGCCACCATGACCGGTGAGAACCTCGACGCCTACGCCGGGCGCGCCCTCATGGCCGACGGCGCCGCGACCATCCTGGCCGGCGCGGGCGGCGGCTCCGGCACCACCACCTACGCGGAGAACATCGGCGTCATGGCCGCCACGAAGGTGTACTCCACGGCCGCGTACTGGGTGGCCGGCGTCTTCGCGATCGTCCTCAGCTTCTCCCCCAAGTTCGGGGCCCTCATCGCGACCGTCCCGGCCGGTGTGCTGGGCGGCGCGGCCACGATGCTGTACGGCATGATCGGCATCCTGGGCGTGAAGATCTGGGTGCAGAACAAGGTCAACTTCTCCAACCCGATCAACCTGAGCACGGCCGCGGTCGCCCTGATCGTGGGCATCGCGGACTACACGTGGAACCTCGGCGAGCTCAGCTTCACGGGCATCGCGCTCGGGTCCGCGGCGGCCCTCGTGATGTATCACGGCATGAAGGCCATCGCGAAGGCGCGCGGCACGGTCGCGGAGCCGGAGACGGAATGA
- a CDS encoding metallophosphoesterase — translation MTWLGLTPDDGGQAPDVVIGDVHGALEPLSNALRRQGLLDRMGSWCGGQRTLWLLGDFMDRGPEGSGVVHLVRRLQHQAADDGGAVHALLGNHEVLALGKRRFGALRLETPAGPRSFHDSWQRNGGREQDQRDLSDEDFAWLASLPGMALTGSHLLVHADTTQYLHWGSDITGVNDTLRSRLESDDPLDVWDVWARLTTRHAFRDRPSVARDFLREFGGSRLVHGHSIIADFHGHPAPLTQGPDVYADGLVVDIDGGLYDGGPCIVLHLP, via the coding sequence ATGACCTGGCTGGGACTCACCCCCGACGACGGCGGCCAGGCGCCCGACGTCGTCATCGGTGATGTCCACGGCGCGCTGGAGCCGCTGTCGAACGCCCTGCGGCGCCAGGGACTCCTGGACCGGATGGGTTCGTGGTGCGGCGGGCAGCGCACCCTCTGGCTCCTCGGCGACTTCATGGACCGCGGGCCGGAGGGCTCCGGCGTGGTGCACCTGGTGCGCCGCCTCCAGCATCAGGCGGCCGACGACGGCGGCGCCGTCCACGCGCTGCTGGGGAACCACGAAGTCCTGGCGCTGGGCAAGCGGCGCTTCGGCGCCCTGCGCCTCGAGACTCCCGCCGGACCCCGGTCCTTCCACGACTCGTGGCAACGCAACGGCGGACGCGAACAGGACCAGCGGGACCTCAGCGACGAGGACTTCGCCTGGCTCGCGTCGCTCCCGGGCATGGCGCTGACGGGGTCGCACCTCCTGGTCCACGCGGACACGACGCAGTACCTCCACTGGGGATCGGACATCACCGGCGTCAACGACACCCTGCGGAGCCGGCTCGAGAGCGACGATCCCCTTGATGTCTGGGACGTCTGGGCCCGGCTGACCACCCGGCACGCGTTCCGGGACCGGCCGTCCGTGGCACGCGACTTCCTCCGCGAGTTCGGCGGGTCCCGTCTGGTGCACGGCCACAGCATCATTGCGGACTTCCACGGGCATCCCGCACCCCTCACCCAGGGCCCGGACGTGTACGCCGACGGCCTTGTGGTAGACATTGACGGAGGGCTCTACGACGGCGGTCCCTGCATCGTCCTGCACCTGCCCTGA
- a CDS encoding GntR family transcriptional regulator, giving the protein MSSDAVLAGLRREARAAHAHTAQWVAATLRQRIADGELTPGTKLPEEALREALGVSRNTLREAFATLHAERVVQRIPNRGVFVAHPTAEDVREIYRVRKLVEPAALLWAPRIDVEELAGIVRRGRAAVTEGDIAGMAGANQDFHRTVLAAAGSIRLDALMEQVLAEMRLVFAAMGRDPRFHAPYVEGNERIVELLAAGQRAEAAEYLRDYLDRAEQQLVDAVEGRA; this is encoded by the coding sequence GTGAGTTCTGATGCTGTCCTGGCGGGGTTGCGCCGCGAAGCGCGTGCCGCCCACGCGCACACCGCCCAGTGGGTGGCGGCCACGCTGCGGCAGCGCATCGCCGACGGCGAGCTGACCCCTGGCACCAAGCTTCCCGAAGAGGCGCTCCGGGAGGCCCTGGGCGTCTCGCGGAACACGCTCCGCGAGGCCTTCGCCACCCTGCACGCCGAACGCGTGGTGCAGCGGATCCCGAACCGCGGCGTCTTCGTGGCTCACCCGACGGCCGAGGATGTCCGCGAGATCTACCGGGTCCGGAAGCTCGTGGAACCGGCCGCCCTGCTGTGGGCCCCGCGGATCGACGTCGAGGAGCTCGCGGGGATCGTCCGCCGGGGCCGAGCCGCGGTCACGGAGGGTGACATCGCCGGGATGGCCGGGGCGAACCAGGATTTCCACCGGACCGTCCTCGCGGCCGCCGGCAGCATCCGGCTCGACGCACTCATGGAACAGGTGCTCGCGGAGATGCGGCTGGTGTTCGCGGCGATGGGCCGGGACCCTCGCTTCCATGCGCCGTATGTGGAGGGCAACGAGAGGATCGTCGAGCTCCTGGCGGCGGGACAGCGTGCCGAGGCCGCCGAGTACCTCCGGGATTATCTCGACCGGGCCGAGCAGCAGCTCGTGGACGCGGTCGAAGGGCGGGCTTAG